Within Claveliimonas bilis, the genomic segment TTCGTCAGAATCCGCTGCAAGCCTTCCGTCAGACATACAAATGATCCGATCGGCCATCTGAGCCACCTCCTCCTGATGAGTGACTACAATAACGGTCTGATGAAAACGTGCAGCACATGTTCTAAGAAGTCCCATTACTTCCATCCCGGCCTCTGAATCCAGGCTTCCTGTAGGCTCATCCGCAAGGATAACCGCAGGCTTGGCAAGCAGAGCCCTGGCAATAGCCGCTCTTTGCTGCTGGCCGCCTGATAATGTCTCCGGCATTTGATGCAGCTTTTCTTTTATCTTCAGAATTTTCAGCATTTCCTCCAAAAATGCCTCATCCAGCTTTCCCCCGTCCAGGCGTATCGGAAGCGTAATATTCTCATACACATCCAGCATGGGAACCAGGTTATACTGCTGAAAGATAAATCCGATATTTCGTCTCCGAAAGACAGTCCTTTCCTCTGCCGTCATATCCTTTAAGCTTATGTTTCGTATCCATACTCCTCCTTCTGTAGGCTCATCCAAGGCCCCAAGAAGATTCAGAAGTGTAGTTTTTCCGCTTCCCGATGTTCCTACAACCGCAAGAAATTCGCCCTCCTCTACAGAAAGATCAATACCGTCCAGGGCATGTACCTCATAGTCTTCTGTAACAAAATATTTTTTCAGTCCAACTGCCTTTACAATTTTCATCTTTTCTTCCTCCGGTAATTTCCCAGTATATGCTGGTATATTTGCCATAAAAAGAGAATACTATATAAATCTTACAATCCTGTGACAAAAAAGGGACAGGCCGCTTTTTGTCCTGTCCGCTTTTTCGTTCTCACATTTCTTCCTTTGTCTGCACAGCATCTATTCTTCTGTGGGAAAGAAAATCTCCATCAGCAGTCCTCTTGTTTGTCTCTTTACCCGGATAAAGCCTCCCTGCGCCAGGATGATCTGTCTGGCAAGATAAAGGCCCACCCCAAATCCTTCCTGCACACGGACTCTCTTTCCCCTGTAAAATCTCTGGAATATTCTGTTCTCCTCCCCGGCTTCAATGCCAATTCCGTAATCTCTCACGGAAATTTTAAGAAACATTTCATTTTGCAACGCGCTTACTTCCACATGTCCGCCTTGACTGCTGTACTTTACTGCATTATCCAGCACATTGAAAAAGGCCTCGCCAAGCCAGTTTGGATCGTGCCTAAGTTCCAGATCAGAAGGAAGCGATACCTGGAAGTCCAGTTTTTTTTCTTCTGCCTGTGCCTGTATCTGTCCCAGGGCATTCAGCAGAGTTCTTCTAATATCTTTCGATTCCTTTCTTATCTGTATCATGTCATGTTCCAATCGTGACATTTTGA encodes:
- a CDS encoding sensor histidine kinase — protein: MWIWLVTAAAAGIAAGGTISIWIERKQRRREMETLLELTELVLEEKEVTNRTAGEETIYAKIEDRLIRICRMAKGRQEEAEKSREKLQKLITEIAHQLRTPLANIQSYLELAKGETKGRNEEAYQYIQSAEGAKEKIRFLTESFIKMSRLEHDMIQIRKESKDIRRTLLNALGQIQAQAEEKKLDFQVSLPSDLELRHDPNWLGEAFFNVLDNAVKYSSQGGHVEVSALQNEMFLKISVRDYGIGIEAGEENRIFQRFYRGKRVRVQEGFGVGLYLARQIILAQGGFIRVKRQTRGLLMEIFFPTEE
- a CDS encoding ABC transporter ATP-binding protein, yielding MKIVKAVGLKKYFVTEDYEVHALDGIDLSVEEGEFLAVVGTSGSGKTTLLNLLGALDEPTEGGVWIRNISLKDMTAEERTVFRRRNIGFIFQQYNLVPMLDVYENITLPIRLDGGKLDEAFLEEMLKILKIKEKLHQMPETLSGGQQQRAAIARALLAKPAVILADEPTGSLDSEAGMEVMGLLRTCAARFHQTVIVVTHQEEVAQMADRIICMSDGRLAADSDEEKRWEERF